In Thermothelomyces thermophilus ATCC 42464 chromosome 2, complete sequence, a single window of DNA contains:
- a CDS encoding glycoside hydrolase family 72 protein (CAZy_ID 267853): MRSAALVSVLATVLGLGAAKPTTTVPEPPSKRASVPTVTVSGNAFWQGDTRFYVRGIDYQPGGSSAMADPLADTTVCKRDIAEFKKLGVNTIRVYTVDNSANHDECMKELADAGIYVVIDANNPLYSLNRLDPAPSYNTKYLQSVFATIDEFIKYDNTLAFFSGNEVINDNVKSTLAARYVKAVTRDMRSYIKSRGYRSVPVGYSAADVAQNRMQLAHYMNCGTEDERSDFFAFNDYSWCNTNFEEAGWDQKVKNFTGYGIAIFLSEYGCITNGRDFGEVAALMSDKMTPVYSGGLMYEYSLEANGYGIVKIDSPDATSVEEQKEFSKFAKALKENPAPKGDGGFTSTTHAVACPTKDANWLVDSTLLPAIPDDAKKFMSEGAGRGPGLKGEGSQNAAEGTSTGDATPGSGKVTGTPSHSGDSDDESNAASVDATPFILTGLVAALTLAGTLLL; this comes from the exons ATGAGATCCGCCGCCTTGGTATCCGTCTTGGCAACCGTCCTCGGCCTGGGGGCTGCgaagccgacgacgacggtgcCAGAGCCGCCCAGCAAACGGGCGTCAGTGCCGACTGTCACGGTGTCTGGAAATG CGTTCTGGCAGGGCGACACGCGCTTCTACGTCCGGGGCATTGACTACCAGCCGGGTGGCTCCTCGGCGATGGCCGATCCCCTGGCTGATACCACGGTCTGCAAGCGAGACATTGCCGAGTTCAAGAAGTTGGGCGTCAACACAATCCGCGTCTACACGGTCGACAACTCGGCCAATCACGACGAGTGCATGAAGGAGCTGGCCGACGCCGGCATCTACGTCGTCATCGACGCCAACAACCCGCTCTACTCGCTCAACCGCCTCGACCCGGCCCCCTCGTACAACACCAAGTACCTCCAGAGCGTCTTTGCCACCATTGACGAGTTCATCAAGTACGACAACACGCTGGCCTTCTTCTCGGGCAACGAGGTCATCAACGATAATGTCAAGAGCACGCTTGCCGCCCGCTATGTCAAGGCTGTCACTCGTGATATGCGCTCCTACATCAAGAGCCGCGGCTACCGCTCCGTTCCGGTGGGCTACTCGGCGGCGGACGTGGCCCAGAACCGCATGCAGCTTGCACATTACATGAACTGCGGCACCGAGGACGAGCGGAGCGACTTCTTCGCTTTT AACGACTACTCTTGGTGCAACACCAACTTCGAAGAGGCTGGTTGGGACCAGAAGGTCAAGAACTTCACCGGCTACGGCATCGCCATCTT TCTCTCCGAATATGGCTGTATCACAAACGGCCGCGACTTTGGCGAGGTCGCGGCCCTCATGAGCGACAAGATGACGCCCGTGTACTCGGGCGGCCTGATGTACGAGTACTCGCTCGAGGCCAACGGCTACGGTATCGTCAAAATTGATAGCCCCGACGCCACCAGCGTGGAggagcagaaggagttttcCAAATTCGCCAAGGCGCTGAAGGAGAACCCCGCACCCAagggcgacggcggcttCACGTCGACCACGCACGCCGTTGCCTGCCCGACCAAGGATGCCAACTGGTTGGTGGACAGCACGCTCCTGCCGGCCATTCCGGACGATGCGAAGAAG TTCATGTCTGAAGGCGCGGGCCGCGGCCCCGGGCTGAAGGGTGAGGGGTCGCAGAATGCAGCCGAAGGGACCAGCACGGGCGATGCCACCCCAGGCTCCGGCAAGGTGACCGGCACGCCGTCACACAGCGGCGATTCCGATGACGAATCGAACGCGGCGAGCGTGGACGCGACGCCGTTCATTCTTACAGGGCTGGTGGCGGCGCTGACTCTCGCCGGAACTCTGCTCTTGTAA